From one Anoplolepis gracilipes chromosome 10, ASM4749672v1, whole genome shotgun sequence genomic stretch:
- the LOC140670203 gene encoding proto-oncogene tyrosine-protein kinase ROS-like: protein MLKMLKTLCVSLKVLILIRLTIAISGNVEDDVTPTSPQDVSAFEINDHYMLSNVSSDSMTILNENDIFPSEPTFPRAFVDFGNRLNEKNISVTFRWNKPKFTNRVLQKYMIQYWFIENLKKIVHVANISATQRILQYKAYNLRSDTMYYFKVQAYNEAGAGPYTNFINVSTMQENPLPLLFIASLVDPLKVLDVDLRISFPLKKYKAHEIVYLELERKIYWISNKSELMTCDFDLNAIEVNNCTKITDIHHFPNNLCLDWVTRNLYWIEYIDRFTITKLDLALWQTGIVKDNTILQRNNTIAYLNVLPPTGYLYWLEFYLSIKPEKMQSDFNGKNIKPFLKNNSCSCAYKKTLERAIIMQVDYTNIDKPLMYWICQESKTYLIATDIYGCNCNLILTVQNNEMSFLYLTIDKINLYWYNNKTIYILEKKYALFKSKENKIKYVQKVGNLKTNVYNVIALSNSLQSHPPTKCLVPDIKEFQLNFLKQVTITTNSIVLNIQKSVPTNGCKKYKLPTTIYIISVRYQTCLNNDLDEFDEFYVKTHKRLYEIQNLTPFTTYTLKFALTNLYVDKLSMKLQFGEDIILKTTPGKLNAPENVTVQVLTPTLAVVYWMPPKNINCVAVTYEVHWMSHLFPNGTRKTITQKEYDIHLINQSERTTDGKFFMSSHQLVPRQEYLVFVRIYSVNFSNLFIDSLKKSVYMYPEPNNLILSKSSINSINISWNLNNNITHYTLKYKQNQMQIWQIANNTETDNYTVKYHIGNLLPGTLYKFRLILRYCNYEEEFIWPSDGEFTFETHEIFATHYNLIIISTIAGLTIGVYCICHLYYSYRKWKESNNEQVSPSTMTNIELATLDEIPQTENIQSKAMYASRLQFNRNELTLTIVEKKQITLTKLVGRGAFGKVFQGTVKDLEEPGPMPVAIKMLRSNASSQQITEFFREAKFMSHSRHPHVLRLLGICMDADSPWLILELMETDLLEYLRESRTLDPLDSQALRLQDLLAMCEDVARGCCYLEKLHFVHRDLACRNCLITSRNRENRIVKIGDFGLARDIYKDQYYRKRGEGFLPVRWMAPESLVDGIFTSQSDVWAFGVLMWEIMSLGEQPYPAKSNDQVLEYVRSGGKLPKPLNCPPTLYELMQHCWNVANDRPNFVFCLNNIVSLRNSTEDATLAQLMLSEMEK from the exons atgttaaaaatgttaaaaacattatGTGTTTCATTAAAAGTGTTAATACTAATAAGATTGACAATCGCGATTTCGGGAAATGTGGAGGATGATGTAACTCCGACAAGTCCCCagga TGTCTCAGCCTTTGAGATTAATGATCACTACATGTTATCAAACGTCTCTTCTGACAGCATGactatattaaatgaaaacg ACATATTTCCAAGCGAGCCAACATTTCCCAGGGCATTCGTAGACTTTGGGAATAGAttaaacgagaaaaatatttctgtgacATTCag ATGGAACAAAcctaaatttacaaatagagtgttacaaaaatacatgATCCAGTACTGGTTTATCGAGAACCTAAAGAAAATTGTGCATGTCGCTAATATTTCAGCTACACAACGCATATTGCAATACAAAGCATACAATTTAAGGTCTGATACAATGTACTACTTTAAAGTACAAGCGTATAATGAAGCTGGTGCCGGTCCTTACacaaatttcattaatgtGTCCACCATGCAAGAAAATCCGTTACCTTTATTATTCATCGCTTCGTTGGTTGATCCGCTGAAAGTATTAGATGTGGATTTGCGGATCAGCTTTCcacttaaaaaatacaaagcgCATGAAATCGTTTATTTAGAACTGGAACGTAAAATTTATTGGATCAGTAATAAGTCGGAATTAATGACATGCGATTTCGATCTAAATGCAATCGaagtaaataattgtacaaaaataactGATATCCACCATTTCCCGAATAATCTCTGCCTCGATTGGGTGACACGAAATCTTTATTGGATAGAATATATCGACAGGTTTACGATTACGAAGCTAGACTTAGCGTTGTGGCAAACTGGAATAGTCAAAGACAATACTATTCTGCAAAGAAATAATACGattgcatatttaaatgtgCTGCCTCCTACAgg ATATCTTTATTGgctagaattttatttatcaattaaacctgaaaaaatgcaatcggattttaatggaaaaaatataaaaccgtTTTTGAAGAATAATTCATGTTCCTGTGCGtacaaaaaaacattagaacGCGCAATCATCATGCAGgttgattacacgaatattgACAAACCATTAATGTACTGGATATGTCAAGAATCGAAAACTTACTTAATTGCAACAGACATTTATGGTTGTAACTGCAACCTGATTTTAACGGTTCAAAACAATGAAATgtctttcttatatttaacgATTGACAAGATAAACCTTTACTGGTACAACAATAAAacaatctatattttagaaaaaaagtatgcaCTTTTCAAAagcaaagaaaacaaaataaaatatgttcaaaaagtaggtaatttaaaaacaaacgtGTATAATGTTATAGCTTTGAGTAATTCTTTACAATCACATCCCCCGACAAAATGTTTAGTACCTGacataaaagaatttcaattaaattttttgaaacaagTGACGATAACAACAAATAGCATTGTCTTAAACATTCAGAAGTCGGTTCCTACTAATggatgtaaaaaatacaaattaccCACTACTATATATATCATCTCCGTGCGCTATCAGACATGTTTGAACAATGATCTTGACGAATTCGACGAATTCTACGTGAAAACACACAAGCGGCTTTacgaaatacaaaatttaactcCATTCACAACGTACACATTGAAATTTGCATTAACTAATTTATATGTCGATAAATTATCGATGAAGTTGCAATTTGGGGAggatataattctaaaaactACCCCTGGCAAGCTCAACGCGCCGGAAAATGTGACGGTTCAAGTTCTAACGCCTACTCTGGCGGTAGTCTATTGGATGCCACCTAAGAACATTAATTGCGTGGCAGTGACCTACGAGGTACATTGGATGTCACATCTTTTCCCAAATGGCACTCGAAAAACAATTACTCAAAAAGAGTACGACATACATCTTATCAATCAATCTGAACGTACGACAGATGGCAAGTTTTTCATGTCAAGCCATCAGTTGGTGCCAAGACAGGAATACTTGGTATTTGTGCGAATatattcagttaatttcagcaATTTATTCATTGACAGTTTAAAGAAAAGTGTTTATATGTATCCGGAAccgaataatttgattttgagCAAATCCagtataaatagtataaatatttcatggaatcttaacaataatataaccCATTACACACTGAAGTACAAACAAAATCAAATGCAAATATGGCAAATCGCAAACAATACCGAGACAGATAACTATACAGTAAAATACCATATAGGAAACTTGCTGCCAggaactttatataaattccgtTTGATCCTGAGATATTGCAATTACGAGGAAGAATTTATATGGCCGTCTGATGGAGAATTTACTTTTGAAACACAtg aaatatttgCTACGCATTATAAtctgataataatatcaaCGATCGCGGGTCTCACTATTGGTGTATATTGTATTTGccatttgtattatt CATACCGAAAATGGAAAGAAAGTAACAATGAACAAGTTTCACCTTCAACAATGACCAACATCGAATTAGCAACTTTAGACGAAATACCTCAAACCGAGAACATCCAATCTAAAGCGATGTACGCTTCTAGATTGCAATTTAATCGAAACGAACTTACATTAACCATAgtcgaaaaaaagcaaattactCTAACGAAACTTGTAGGTAGAGGTGCGTTTggaaag GTTTTTCAAGGAACTGTCAAGGATTTAGAAGAACCGGGCCCAATGCCTGTCGCCATAAAGATGCTACGCAGCAATGCTTCCTCGCAACAGATAACGGAATTTTTTCGAGAAGCTAAGTTTATGAGTCATTCTCGCCACCCGCATGTTCTAAGATTGTTGGGAATTTGTATGGACGCGGATTCACCATGGCTCATATTAGAATTAATGGAAACTGATTTACTCGAATATTTAAGAGAGAGTCGAACATTGGATCCGTTAGATTCGCAAGCTTTGCGTCTGCAAGATTTACTCGCCATGTGTGAAGATGTTGCGCGAGGTTGTTGCTACTTAGAAAAATTGCACTTTGTGCATAGAGATCTTGCGTGtcgaaattgtttaataactTCGAGAAATCGCGAAAATCGTATTGTGAAAATTGGCGATTTCGGACTAGCTAGAGATATTTACAAGGATCAGTATTACCGCAaa aGAGGAGAAGGTTTCCTTCCTGTTCGCTGGATGGCACCAGAATCTTTAGTGGACGGAATATTTACTTCACAAAGCGATGTTTGGGCATTCGGAGTGCTAATGTGGGAAATTATGTCATTGGGTGAGCAGCCTTATCCCGCCAAAAGTAATGACCAAGTATTAGAGTATGTGCGCTCGGGAGGCAAATTGCCGAAACCTCTCAACTGTCCACCGACTTTGTACGAATTGATGCAGCATTGTTGGAATGTGGCGAATGATAGACCAAACTTTGTGTTTTGTCTCAATAATATTGTGTCTTTGAGAAACAGCACAGAAGATGCGACACTAGCTCAGTTGATGTTATCAGAAAtggagaaataa
- the LOC140670530 gene encoding proto-oncogene tyrosine-protein kinase ROS-like isoform X1 has translation MLKNLKMLCVLLKVLILTRLTIAIWGNLENDVTPDISAFEINDQYMLSNVSSDSVTILNETDIFPSEPTFPRAFVDFGNRLNEKNISVTFRWNKPEFTNGVILKYMAQYWFIENLKKIMYVANISATQHILQYKAYNLRPDTMYYFKVQAYNEAGAGPYTNFINVSTIQENPLPLLFIASLVDPLKVLDVDLRISFPLKKYIPKNIVYLELERKIYWISNKSELMTCDFDLNAIEVNNCIKITDVHNSARYLCIDWVARNLYWIEYDYSKKSHKQIAKIMKLDLALWQTGIVKDNNIILRGNYWVSTLNVLPSTGYFYWFKMDSSFNYEAMQSDFNGKNKKPFWKNNLCSCAYRKQLKKRIFMQVDYTNIDTPLMYWICRESKTYLIATDIYGCRCNLILKVHNNKTSFSYLTIDNINLYWYNNKILYILEKKYALLKNKENTLKYVQEVNISDYYVSEIIAMSNSVQPYPSTRCLLPDIEEFQSKVINFLKEKTTTTNYSIVLNIPESIPINECKRYNLATTMYIISVRYQTCLNNDPDEFDEFYVETYKQHYEIQNLTPLTTYTLKFALRNFYVNKFSMKLQFGEDVILRTTPGKLNAPENVTVQVLTPTLAVVYWMPPKNINCVAVTYEVHWMSHFFPNGTRKTITQKEYDIRLINQSERTTDDKFFMSSHHLVPEHEYLAVVRAYPVNFSNFFSESIKNVYAFLKPNNLTLRGFSINRLNISWNLSDNITHYTLKYKQVHTQIWQIANKTKVYNYTVEYYIKNLLPGTLYEFRLILRYCNYEEEFIWPSDGEFTFKTHEIFATHYHLIILSTIASLTIGVYCICHLYYSYRKWKKSNNEQVLRSTITNVELATIDEIPQIGNIQSKAMYASRLQFNRNELTLTIVEKKQITLTKLVGRGAFGKVFQGIVKDLEEPGPTPVAIKMLRSNASSQQITEFFREAKFMSHFRHSHVLRLLSICIDGDSPWLILELMEVDLLTYLRESRAFQPADSQALRLQDLFAMCEDVARGCCFLEKLHIVHRDLACRNCLISSRNRENRIVKIGDFGLARDIYKDQYYRKRGEGLLPVRWMAPESLVDGIFTSQSDVWAFGVLMWEIMSLGEQPYPAKSNDQVLEYVRSGGKLPKPFNCPPTLYELMQHCWNVANDRPNFVFCLNNIVFLRNSTEDATLSSVDVIRNAEIN, from the exons atgttaaaaaatttaaaaatgttatgtgttttattaaaagtgtTAATACTAACCAGATTGACTATCGCGATTTGGGGAAATCTGGAAAATGACGTAACTCCG GATATCTCAGCCTTCGAGATTAATGATCAATACATGTTATCAAACGTCTCCTCTGATAGCGTGACTATATTAAATGAAACCG ACATATTTCCAAGCGAGCCAACATTTCCTAGGGCATTCGTAGATTTTGGTAATAGATTAAACGAGAAAAACATTTCTGTGACATTCAG ATGGAACAAACCTGAATTTACAAATGGagtaatactaaaatatatggcCCAGTATTGGTTTATCGAGaacctaaaaaaaattatgtatgtcgCTAATATTTCTGCTACACAACACATATTGCAATACAAGGCATACAATTTAAGGCCTGATACAATGTACTACTTTAAAGTACAAGCGTATAATGAAGCTGGTGCCGGTCCTTACacaaatttcattaatgtGTCCACCATTCAAGAAAATCCGTTACCTTTATTATTCATCGCTTCGTTGGTTGATCCGCTGAAAGTATTAGATGTGGATTTGCGGATCAGCTTTCcacttaaaaaatacatacccaaaaatatcgtttatttAGAACTGGAACGTAAGATTTATTGGATCAGTAATAAGTCGGAATTAATGACATGCGATTTCGATCTAAATGCAATCgaagtaaataattgtataaaaataactgatGTCCATAATTCTGCGCGTTATCTCTGCATCGATTGGGTGGCAAGAAATCTTTATTGGATTGAATATGATTACTCAAAGAAATCACACAAACAAATCGCGAAGATTATGAAGCTAGACTTAGCATTGTGGCAAACTGGAATAGTCAaagacaataatattattctacgTGGAAATTACTGGGTTTCAACTTTAAATGTGCTGCCTTCTACAgg gtatttttattGGTTTAAAATGGATTcatcatttaattatgaagCAATGCAGTCGgattttaatggaaaaaataaaaaacctttttggaagaataatttatgttcCTGTGCGTAcagaaaacaattaaaaaaaagaattttcatgCAGgttgattacacgaatattgACACACCATTAATGTACTGGATATGTCGAGAATCGAAAACTTACTTAATTGCAACAGACATCTATGGTTGTAGATGTAACCTGATTTTAAAGGTTCATAACAATAAAACGTCTTTCTCATATTTAACTATTGACAACATAAACCTTTATTGGTACAACAATAAAATActctatattttagaaaaaaagtatgcaCTTCtcaaaaacaaagaaaatacattgaaATATGTTCAAGAAGttaatatttcagattatTATGTAAGTGAAATCATAGCTATGAGTAATTCTGTACAACCATATCCTTCGACGAGGTGTTTACTACCTGACATAGAAGAATTTCAAtctaaagttattaattttttaaaagaaaagacgaCAACTACAAACTACAGCATCGTTCTAAACATCCCGGAGTCAATTCCCATTAACGAATGTAAGAGATACAACTTAGCCACCACTATGTATATCATCTCCGTGAGATATCAGACTTGTTTGAACAATGATCCTGACGAATTTGACGAATTCTACGTGGAAACGTACAAACAGCATTATGAAATACAGAATTTAACGCCGCTCACCACATATACATTGAAATTTGCATTACGCAATTTCTATGTCAATAAGTTTTCAATGAAGTTGCAATTCGGAGAGGATGTAATTCTAAGAACTACCCCTGGCAAGCTCAACGCGCCGGAAAATGTGACGGTTCAAGTTCTAACGCCTACTCTGGCGGTAGTCTATTGGATGCCACCTAAGAACATTAATTGCGTGGCAGTGACCTATGAGGTGCATTGGAtgtcacatttttttccaaatggCACTCGAAAAACAATTACTCAAAAAGAGTACGACATTCGCCTTATCAATCAATCTGAACGTACGACAGATGACAAGTTTTTCATGTCAAGCCATCATCTGGTGCCAGAACATGAATACTTGGCAGTTGTGCGAGCATATCCAGTTAATTTCAGTAACTTCTTTAgtgaaagtataaaaaatgtctacGCGTTTCTGAAACCGAACAATTTAACTCTGAGAGGGTTCagtataaatagattaaatatctCGTGGAATCTCAGCGATAATATAACCCATTACACATTGAAATACAAACAAGTTCACACGCAAATATGGCAAATTGCAAACAAAACTaaggtatataattatacagtagaatactatataaaaaatttactgccAGGAACTTTATATGAATTCCGTTTGATCCTGAGATATTGCAATTACGAGGAAGAATTCATATGGCCGTCTGATGgagaatttacttttaaaacacatg aaatatttgCTACGCATTatcatttgataatattatcaacGATCGCAAGTCTTACTATTGGTGTATATTGTATTTGccatttgtattatt CATAccgaaaatggaaaaaaagtaacaatgAACAAGTTTTGCGTTCAACAATAACCAACGTCGAATTAGCAACTATAGACGAAATACCTCAAATCGGGAACATCCAATCTAAAGCGATGTACGCTTCTAGATTGCAATTTAATCGAAACGAACTTACATTAACCATAgtcgaaaaaaagcaaattactCTAACGAAACTTGTAGGTAGAGGTGCGTTTggaaag GTTTTTCAAGGAATTGTCAAGGATTTAGAAGAGCCGGGCCCAACGCCTGTCGCCATAAAGATGCTACGTAGCAATGCTTCCTCGCAACAGATAACGGAATTTTTTCGAGAAGCTAAGTTTATGAGTCATTTTCGCCACTCGCATGTTCTAAGATTGTTGAGCATATGTATAGACGGGGATTCACCATGgcttatattagaattaatggAAGTTGACTTACTGACATATTTGAGAGAGAGTAGGGCATTCCAACCAGCAGATTCACAGGCTTTGCGACTGCAAGACTTATTTGCCATGTGCGAAGATGTTGCACGAGGTTGTTGCTTTTTAGAAAAACTACACATTGTGCATAGAGATCTCGCCTGTCGAAATTGCTTAATATCCTCGAGAAACCGCGAAAATCGTATTGTGAAAATCGGTGATTTCGGACTAGCTAGAGATATTTACAAGGATCAGTATTACCGCAaa aGAGGAGAAGGTTTACTTCCTGTTCGCTGGATGGCACCAGAATCTTTAGTGGACGGAATATTTACTTCACAAAGCGATGTTTGGGCATTCGGAGTGCTAATGTGGGAAATTATGTCATTGGGTGAGCAGCCTTATCCCGCCAAAAGTAATGACCAAGTATTAGAGTATGTGCGCTCGGGAGGCAAATTGCCGAAACCTTTCAACTGTCCACCGACATTGTACGAATTGATGCAGCATTGTTGGAATGTGGCGAATGATAGACCAAACTTTGTGTTTTGTCtcaataatattgtgtttttGAGAAATAGCACAGAAGATGCGACACTTAGCTCAGTAGATGTTATCAGAAatgcagaaataaattaa
- the LOC140670530 gene encoding proto-oncogene tyrosine-protein kinase ROS-like isoform X2 produces MAQYWFIENLKKIMYVANISATQHILQYKAYNLRPDTMYYFKVQAYNEAGAGPYTNFINVSTIQENPLPLLFIASLVDPLKVLDVDLRISFPLKKYIPKNIVYLELERKIYWISNKSELMTCDFDLNAIEVNNCIKITDVHNSARYLCIDWVARNLYWIEYDYSKKSHKQIAKIMKLDLALWQTGIVKDNNIILRGNYWVSTLNVLPSTGYFYWFKMDSSFNYEAMQSDFNGKNKKPFWKNNLCSCAYRKQLKKRIFMQVDYTNIDTPLMYWICRESKTYLIATDIYGCRCNLILKVHNNKTSFSYLTIDNINLYWYNNKILYILEKKYALLKNKENTLKYVQEVNISDYYVSEIIAMSNSVQPYPSTRCLLPDIEEFQSKVINFLKEKTTTTNYSIVLNIPESIPINECKRYNLATTMYIISVRYQTCLNNDPDEFDEFYVETYKQHYEIQNLTPLTTYTLKFALRNFYVNKFSMKLQFGEDVILRTTPGKLNAPENVTVQVLTPTLAVVYWMPPKNINCVAVTYEVHWMSHFFPNGTRKTITQKEYDIRLINQSERTTDDKFFMSSHHLVPEHEYLAVVRAYPVNFSNFFSESIKNVYAFLKPNNLTLRGFSINRLNISWNLSDNITHYTLKYKQVHTQIWQIANKTKVYNYTVEYYIKNLLPGTLYEFRLILRYCNYEEEFIWPSDGEFTFKTHEIFATHYHLIILSTIASLTIGVYCICHLYYSYRKWKKSNNEQVLRSTITNVELATIDEIPQIGNIQSKAMYASRLQFNRNELTLTIVEKKQITLTKLVGRGAFGKVFQGIVKDLEEPGPTPVAIKMLRSNASSQQITEFFREAKFMSHFRHSHVLRLLSICIDGDSPWLILELMEVDLLTYLRESRAFQPADSQALRLQDLFAMCEDVARGCCFLEKLHIVHRDLACRNCLISSRNRENRIVKIGDFGLARDIYKDQYYRKRGEGLLPVRWMAPESLVDGIFTSQSDVWAFGVLMWEIMSLGEQPYPAKSNDQVLEYVRSGGKLPKPFNCPPTLYELMQHCWNVANDRPNFVFCLNNIVFLRNSTEDATLSSVDVIRNAEIN; encoded by the exons atggcCCAGTATTGGTTTATCGAGaacctaaaaaaaattatgtatgtcgCTAATATTTCTGCTACACAACACATATTGCAATACAAGGCATACAATTTAAGGCCTGATACAATGTACTACTTTAAAGTACAAGCGTATAATGAAGCTGGTGCCGGTCCTTACacaaatttcattaatgtGTCCACCATTCAAGAAAATCCGTTACCTTTATTATTCATCGCTTCGTTGGTTGATCCGCTGAAAGTATTAGATGTGGATTTGCGGATCAGCTTTCcacttaaaaaatacatacccaaaaatatcgtttatttAGAACTGGAACGTAAGATTTATTGGATCAGTAATAAGTCGGAATTAATGACATGCGATTTCGATCTAAATGCAATCgaagtaaataattgtataaaaataactgatGTCCATAATTCTGCGCGTTATCTCTGCATCGATTGGGTGGCAAGAAATCTTTATTGGATTGAATATGATTACTCAAAGAAATCACACAAACAAATCGCGAAGATTATGAAGCTAGACTTAGCATTGTGGCAAACTGGAATAGTCAaagacaataatattattctacgTGGAAATTACTGGGTTTCAACTTTAAATGTGCTGCCTTCTACAgg gtatttttattGGTTTAAAATGGATTcatcatttaattatgaagCAATGCAGTCGgattttaatggaaaaaataaaaaacctttttggaagaataatttatgttcCTGTGCGTAcagaaaacaattaaaaaaaagaattttcatgCAGgttgattacacgaatattgACACACCATTAATGTACTGGATATGTCGAGAATCGAAAACTTACTTAATTGCAACAGACATCTATGGTTGTAGATGTAACCTGATTTTAAAGGTTCATAACAATAAAACGTCTTTCTCATATTTAACTATTGACAACATAAACCTTTATTGGTACAACAATAAAATActctatattttagaaaaaaagtatgcaCTTCtcaaaaacaaagaaaatacattgaaATATGTTCAAGAAGttaatatttcagattatTATGTAAGTGAAATCATAGCTATGAGTAATTCTGTACAACCATATCCTTCGACGAGGTGTTTACTACCTGACATAGAAGAATTTCAAtctaaagttattaattttttaaaagaaaagacgaCAACTACAAACTACAGCATCGTTCTAAACATCCCGGAGTCAATTCCCATTAACGAATGTAAGAGATACAACTTAGCCACCACTATGTATATCATCTCCGTGAGATATCAGACTTGTTTGAACAATGATCCTGACGAATTTGACGAATTCTACGTGGAAACGTACAAACAGCATTATGAAATACAGAATTTAACGCCGCTCACCACATATACATTGAAATTTGCATTACGCAATTTCTATGTCAATAAGTTTTCAATGAAGTTGCAATTCGGAGAGGATGTAATTCTAAGAACTACCCCTGGCAAGCTCAACGCGCCGGAAAATGTGACGGTTCAAGTTCTAACGCCTACTCTGGCGGTAGTCTATTGGATGCCACCTAAGAACATTAATTGCGTGGCAGTGACCTATGAGGTGCATTGGAtgtcacatttttttccaaatggCACTCGAAAAACAATTACTCAAAAAGAGTACGACATTCGCCTTATCAATCAATCTGAACGTACGACAGATGACAAGTTTTTCATGTCAAGCCATCATCTGGTGCCAGAACATGAATACTTGGCAGTTGTGCGAGCATATCCAGTTAATTTCAGTAACTTCTTTAgtgaaagtataaaaaatgtctacGCGTTTCTGAAACCGAACAATTTAACTCTGAGAGGGTTCagtataaatagattaaatatctCGTGGAATCTCAGCGATAATATAACCCATTACACATTGAAATACAAACAAGTTCACACGCAAATATGGCAAATTGCAAACAAAACTaaggtatataattatacagtagaatactatataaaaaatttactgccAGGAACTTTATATGAATTCCGTTTGATCCTGAGATATTGCAATTACGAGGAAGAATTCATATGGCCGTCTGATGgagaatttacttttaaaacacatg aaatatttgCTACGCATTatcatttgataatattatcaacGATCGCAAGTCTTACTATTGGTGTATATTGTATTTGccatttgtattatt CATAccgaaaatggaaaaaaagtaacaatgAACAAGTTTTGCGTTCAACAATAACCAACGTCGAATTAGCAACTATAGACGAAATACCTCAAATCGGGAACATCCAATCTAAAGCGATGTACGCTTCTAGATTGCAATTTAATCGAAACGAACTTACATTAACCATAgtcgaaaaaaagcaaattactCTAACGAAACTTGTAGGTAGAGGTGCGTTTggaaag GTTTTTCAAGGAATTGTCAAGGATTTAGAAGAGCCGGGCCCAACGCCTGTCGCCATAAAGATGCTACGTAGCAATGCTTCCTCGCAACAGATAACGGAATTTTTTCGAGAAGCTAAGTTTATGAGTCATTTTCGCCACTCGCATGTTCTAAGATTGTTGAGCATATGTATAGACGGGGATTCACCATGgcttatattagaattaatggAAGTTGACTTACTGACATATTTGAGAGAGAGTAGGGCATTCCAACCAGCAGATTCACAGGCTTTGCGACTGCAAGACTTATTTGCCATGTGCGAAGATGTTGCACGAGGTTGTTGCTTTTTAGAAAAACTACACATTGTGCATAGAGATCTCGCCTGTCGAAATTGCTTAATATCCTCGAGAAACCGCGAAAATCGTATTGTGAAAATCGGTGATTTCGGACTAGCTAGAGATATTTACAAGGATCAGTATTACCGCAaa aGAGGAGAAGGTTTACTTCCTGTTCGCTGGATGGCACCAGAATCTTTAGTGGACGGAATATTTACTTCACAAAGCGATGTTTGGGCATTCGGAGTGCTAATGTGGGAAATTATGTCATTGGGTGAGCAGCCTTATCCCGCCAAAAGTAATGACCAAGTATTAGAGTATGTGCGCTCGGGAGGCAAATTGCCGAAACCTTTCAACTGTCCACCGACATTGTACGAATTGATGCAGCATTGTTGGAATGTGGCGAATGATAGACCAAACTTTGTGTTTTGTCtcaataatattgtgtttttGAGAAATAGCACAGAAGATGCGACACTTAGCTCAGTAGATGTTATCAGAAatgcagaaataaattaa